CCTTCGCATACCGCGCCCCTTCTGGTCTCGCGGTGTCGCGACGCGCCGCTGATAGCGTCGAGCCATGCCTGAACAAGCGCTCGCCCGGTCGTTCGAGAGCATCGGCGACGATTACGACCGATACCGTCCCGGCTTTCCCGATGAGGCGGCAACGGTGATCGTGCCGGCCGCCGTGGATGCGGCGTTGGATCTGGGCGCAGGTACGGGCAAGTTCACGCGACTGCTCGTCGCTCGCGCACGACGCACCTACGCCGTCGAACCGTCGGAGCGCATGCTCGACGTTCTGAGGTCCACGCTCCCCGGAGTGGAGGCGTTGGTCGGCACCGCCGAGCGCATCCCTCTGGTGGATGCGTCCGTTCAGGTGGTCACCGTCGCCCAGGCCTTCCATTGGTTCGACCGGGGCCCGGCGTGTGCCGAGATCTCACGCGTGCTGGTCCCCGGAGGAACACTCGGGCTGCTGTGGAACCGCGCG
The DNA window shown above is from Microbacterium maritypicum and carries:
- a CDS encoding class I SAM-dependent methyltransferase; the encoded protein is MPEQALARSFESIGDDYDRYRPGFPDEAATVIVPAAVDAALDLGAGTGKFTRLLVARARRTYAVEPSERMLDVLRSTLPGVEALVGTAERIPLVDASVQVVTVAQAFHWFDRGPACAEISRVLVPGGTLGLLWNRADPECAWDRDCHRIAHPAAADASTDSADEELPGFELVLRTQLRWTEPISRELYLRRWTTVSSVLIADESTRTRMLGDMETVLDESEQTRERDLFDLPHITEIYVYRRA